In one window of Azotobacter salinestris DNA:
- the ahpF gene encoding alkyl hydroperoxide reductase subunit F — MLDASLKTQLQAYLERVTLPFEIVATLDEGAKSQEMLGLLQDIQGLCDKITLRTDGKDARVPSFALERPGADISLRFAGIPMGHEFTSLVLALLQVGGYPSKASEEAIAQIKALDGEYRFETYFSLSCQNCPDIVQALNLMAVLNPRISHVAIDGALFQDEVEKRQIMAVPTIYLNGELFGQGRMELEQILAKLDTGASAREAEKLNAREAFDVLVVGGGPAGASAAIYAARKGIRTGVVAERFGGQVLDTMDIENFISVPETEGPKLARALEEHVRQYEVDIMNLQRAVKLVPAAAKGGLHEVRFESGASLKAKAVILATGARYRALGVPGEQEYRTRGVAYCPHCDGPLFKGKRVAVIGGGNSGVEAAIDLAGIVAHVTLLTHGEALRADAVLQRKLHSLPNVTVLLNAPIAEVVGDGQKVNGLVYKDRASGEAHRVELEGVFVQIGLLPNSEWLKGTVELSERGEVITDAHGSTTVPGVFAAGDVTTVPYKQIVIAVGEGAKASLGAFDHLIRTSAPA; from the coding sequence ATGTTGGACGCCAGCCTTAAGACCCAGCTGCAAGCCTATCTGGAAAGGGTCACCCTGCCCTTCGAGATCGTCGCTACCCTCGACGAGGGTGCCAAATCCCAGGAGATGCTCGGCCTGCTGCAGGACATCCAGGGCCTGTGCGACAAGATCACCCTGCGCACCGACGGCAAGGACGCGCGCGTCCCGTCCTTCGCCCTGGAGCGTCCGGGTGCGGACATCTCCCTGCGCTTCGCCGGCATCCCCATGGGCCACGAATTCACCTCCCTGGTGCTGGCCCTGCTGCAGGTCGGCGGCTACCCGTCCAAGGCCAGCGAGGAGGCCATCGCCCAGATCAAGGCCCTCGACGGCGAATACCGCTTCGAAACCTACTTCTCGCTGTCCTGCCAGAACTGCCCGGACATCGTCCAGGCGCTGAACCTGATGGCGGTGCTCAACCCCAGGATCAGCCACGTCGCCATCGACGGCGCGCTGTTCCAGGACGAGGTCGAGAAGCGCCAGATCATGGCGGTGCCGACCATCTACCTGAACGGCGAGCTGTTCGGCCAGGGCCGCATGGAGCTCGAGCAGATCCTCGCCAAGCTCGACACCGGCGCCAGCGCCCGCGAGGCCGAGAAGCTCAACGCCAGGGAAGCCTTCGACGTGCTGGTGGTCGGCGGCGGACCGGCCGGCGCCTCGGCGGCCATCTACGCAGCGCGCAAGGGCATCCGCACCGGCGTGGTGGCCGAGCGCTTCGGCGGCCAGGTGCTGGACACCATGGACATCGAGAACTTCATCTCCGTACCGGAGACCGAAGGTCCGAAACTCGCCCGCGCCCTGGAAGAGCACGTCCGCCAGTACGAGGTCGACATCATGAACCTGCAGCGCGCGGTCAAGCTGGTGCCGGCCGCCGCCAAGGGCGGTCTGCACGAGGTGCGGTTCGAGTCCGGCGCCTCGCTCAAGGCCAAGGCCGTGATCCTCGCCACCGGCGCCCGCTACCGCGCCCTCGGCGTGCCCGGCGAGCAGGAATACCGCACCAGGGGCGTGGCCTACTGCCCGCACTGCGACGGCCCGCTGTTCAAGGGCAAGCGCGTGGCGGTGATCGGCGGCGGCAACTCCGGCGTCGAGGCGGCCATCGACCTGGCCGGCATCGTCGCCCACGTCACCCTGCTGACCCACGGCGAGGCGCTGCGCGCCGACGCGGTGCTGCAGCGCAAGCTGCACAGCCTGCCGAACGTCACCGTGCTGCTCAACGCGCCGATCGCCGAAGTGGTCGGCGACGGCCAGAAGGTCAACGGCCTGGTCTACAAGGACCGCGCCAGCGGCGAGGCGCATCGCGTCGAACTGGAAGGCGTGTTCGTGCAGATCGGTCTGCTGCCGAACAGCGAGTGGCTGAAAGGCACCGTCGAGCTCAGCGAGCGCGGCGAGGTCATCACCGACGCCCACGGCAGCACCACGGTTCCCGGCGTGTTCGCCGCCGGCGACGTCACCACGGTGCCCTACAAGCAGATCGTCATCGCCGTGGGCGAAGGCGCCAAGGCTTCGCTGGGCGCCTTCGACCACCTGATCCGCACCTCGGCCCCGGCCTGA
- a CDS encoding alpha/beta fold hydrolase: MSSMQEAQHAIQQDLWLETPDGRVFARVWTPAVAIHEEPQSPIVLFHDSLGCVELWRGFPARLCASTGRKVIAYDRLGFGRSDPRRDRPTFAFIAEEAERHFPAVRKQLAIQRFVAFGHSVGGGMAVHCASRFADACEALITESAQAFVEDRTLAGLREAKALFGQEDQFARLGKYHGDKARWVLDAWLDTWLSPTFASWSLAPVLPGVGCPLLAIHGLDDEYGSPRHPELIAQLAGGPARTEVLADTRHVPHREREQVVLELVDGFLRAERQAGS; encoded by the coding sequence ATGTCGTCGATGCAGGAAGCGCAGCACGCAATCCAACAGGACCTGTGGCTGGAAACGCCCGACGGGCGTGTCTTCGCCCGCGTCTGGACGCCGGCCGTGGCAATTCACGAAGAGCCGCAAAGCCCGATCGTGCTGTTCCACGACTCCCTCGGCTGCGTGGAGCTGTGGCGCGGCTTTCCCGCGCGACTGTGCGCCAGCACCGGCAGGAAGGTGATCGCCTACGACCGGCTCGGCTTCGGCCGCTCCGATCCGCGCCGCGACCGACCGACGTTCGCGTTCATCGCCGAAGAGGCCGAGCGCCATTTCCCGGCGGTCCGCAAGCAGCTCGCCATCCAGCGCTTCGTCGCCTTCGGCCACAGCGTCGGCGGCGGCATGGCCGTCCACTGCGCAAGCAGGTTCGCCGATGCCTGCGAAGCCCTGATCACCGAGTCCGCCCAGGCCTTCGTCGAGGACCGGACCCTGGCGGGTCTTCGGGAGGCCAAGGCGCTGTTCGGGCAAGAAGACCAGTTTGCCCGGCTCGGGAAATACCACGGCGACAAGGCCCGCTGGGTGCTCGACGCCTGGCTCGACACCTGGCTTTCGCCGACGTTCGCCTCCTGGTCCCTGGCCCCCGTCCTGCCCGGGGTCGGCTGCCCGCTGCTCGCCATTCACGGGCTCGACGACGAATACGGCTCGCCCCGGCATCCCGAACTCATCGCGCAACTGGCCGGCGGCCCCGCGCGCACCGAGGTGCTGGCCGATACCCGCCATGTCCCGCACCGCGAACGGGAGCAGGTCGTTCTGGAGCTGGTCGACGGCTTCCTGCGCGCAGAGCGGCAAGCTGGCTCCTGA
- a CDS encoding formimidoylglutamate deiminase — protein sequence MTTVLFAERALLAGGWARNVRLQIDGAGRIERIEPDAGAAGAERLHGPVLPGMPNLHSHAFQRAMAGLAEVAGGFEDSFWSWREQMYRLVARLVPEQLETIARQLYIELLKAGYSSVAEFHYLHHDLHGRPYADRTELSLRLARAAREAGIGLTLVPVLYSHSGFGGQPPGAAQRRFILDADGYLDLLARLRPALRRSGQPLALGFHSLRAVTPEQIARVLEDSPIDGPIHLHIAEQQKEVDDCLTWSGRRPLQWLFEHCPVDQRWCLVHATQAQPGELAHLAASGAVAGLCPTTEANLGDGLFPASDYLAHGGRLGVGSDSQVSVSVVEELRWLEYGQRLRDRRRNRLARPGQPAVGAVLYQAALSGGAQALGQPVGALEVGRRADLLVLDGDDPYLASAEGDLLLNRWLFAGSDRQVRDLMVAGRWVVREGHHADEERTARAFARVLATLSATP from the coding sequence ATGACCACCGTCCTGTTCGCCGAACGCGCCCTGCTGGCGGGGGGCTGGGCGCGCAACGTGCGCTTGCAGATCGATGGCGCCGGCCGGATCGAGCGGATCGAGCCCGACGCCGGCGCCGCGGGTGCCGAGCGCCTGCACGGGCCCGTTCTGCCCGGCATGCCCAACCTGCACTCGCACGCCTTCCAGCGCGCCATGGCCGGGCTCGCCGAGGTGGCCGGCGGCTTCGAAGACAGCTTCTGGTCGTGGCGCGAACAGATGTACCGGCTGGTCGCCCGGCTCGTTCCCGAGCAGCTGGAAACCATCGCCCGCCAGCTCTACATCGAGCTGCTCAAGGCCGGCTACAGCAGCGTCGCCGAATTCCACTACCTGCACCACGACCTGCATGGCCGGCCCTACGCCGATCGCACCGAGCTGTCCCTGCGCCTCGCCCGCGCCGCCCGCGAGGCCGGCATCGGCCTGACCCTGGTGCCGGTGCTCTACAGCCATTCCGGCTTCGGTGGCCAGCCGCCGGGGGCGGCGCAGCGGCGCTTCATCCTCGATGCAGACGGCTACCTCGATCTCCTGGCACGCCTGCGCCCGGCACTGAGACGAAGCGGACAGCCCCTGGCGCTGGGCTTCCACTCCCTGCGCGCCGTCACGCCCGAACAGATCGCCCGGGTGCTGGAGGACTCGCCCATCGACGGCCCGATCCACCTGCACATCGCCGAGCAGCAGAAGGAAGTCGACGACTGCCTGACCTGGAGCGGCCGCCGCCCCCTGCAGTGGCTGTTCGAGCACTGCCCGGTGGACCAGCGCTGGTGCCTGGTGCACGCCACCCAGGCGCAGCCGGGCGAGCTGGCCCACCTGGCCGCAAGCGGCGCGGTCGCCGGCCTATGCCCCACGACCGAGGCCAATCTCGGCGACGGCCTGTTCCCGGCCAGCGACTACCTGGCCCATGGCGGGCGCCTCGGCGTCGGCTCGGACAGCCAGGTATCGGTCAGCGTGGTCGAGGAACTGCGCTGGCTGGAATACGGCCAGCGCCTGCGCGACCGCCGCCGCAACCGCCTCGCCCGCCCCGGGCAGCCGGCGGTCGGCGCCGTGCTCTACCAGGCGGCCCTGAGCGGTGGCGCCCAGGCCCTCGGGCAGCCGGTGGGCGCGCTGGAGGTGGGCCGGCGCGCCGATCTGCTGGTGCTGGACGGCGACGATCCCTACCTGGCGAGCGCCGAAGGCGATCTGCTGCTCAACCGCTGGCTGTTCGCCGGCAGCGACCGCCAGGTGCGCGACCTGATGGTCGCCGGCCGCTGGGTGGTGCGCGAAGGCCACCACGCGGACGAGGAGCGCACCGCCCGCGCCTTCGCCAGGGTGCTGGCAACGCTCTCGGCAACGCCCTGA
- the hutH gene encoding histidine ammonia-lyase, with amino-acid sequence MPSTLLLRPGQLTLDDLRDLYWNQAGIDLDPACRAEVEASARSVAAILASQRTVYGINTGFGLLARTSIPGGSLATLQRNLVLSHCTGTGPLLDDASAGLILALKIASLARGYSGVRWTVIEALLRLYQARVYPCIPSQGSVGASGDLAPLAHLAATLLGVGQVRHEGRLLEATEGLALAGLEPLTLGPKEGLALLNGTQVSTALALRGLFAAERLFGAAVVAGSLSVEALKGSFVPFDARIQTVRGQPGQIAVAALYRELLHDSAINRSHARCKRVQDPYSLRCQPQVMGACLDHLRFAAGVFLREANAVSDNPLVFAGDAEVLSGGNFHAEPVAMAADVLALAIAEIGALSERRTALLVDPALSGLPAFLVRDGGLNSGFMIAQVTAASLASENKSLAHPASVDSLPTSAGQEDHVSMATFAARRLQDMAGNAAAVVGIELLAAAQGVDFHAPLSSSPQLGEVMALIRSRVAHYEEDRYFAPDIATARAWVEGGAFERWVPCTRLYL; translated from the coding sequence ATGCCTTCCACCCTGCTTTTGCGCCCCGGCCAACTCACCCTGGATGACCTGCGCGACCTCTACTGGAATCAGGCCGGGATCGACCTCGATCCGGCCTGCCGGGCCGAAGTCGAGGCCAGCGCCCGCAGCGTCGCAGCGATCCTCGCCAGCCAGCGCACCGTGTACGGCATCAACACCGGCTTCGGCCTGCTGGCGCGCACCTCGATCCCGGGCGGGTCGCTGGCCACCCTGCAGCGCAACCTGGTGCTCTCCCACTGCACCGGCACCGGGCCGTTGCTGGACGACGCCAGCGCCGGGCTGATCCTGGCGCTGAAGATCGCCTCCCTGGCGCGCGGCTATTCGGGGGTCCGCTGGACGGTGATCGAGGCGCTGCTCCGGCTCTACCAGGCCCGGGTCTATCCGTGCATCCCCTCCCAGGGCTCGGTGGGCGCTTCCGGCGACCTGGCGCCGCTGGCCCATCTGGCGGCGACGCTGCTCGGGGTCGGCCAGGTGCGCCACGAGGGCCGGCTGCTGGAGGCGACCGAGGGACTGGCCCTCGCCGGTCTCGAGCCCCTGACGCTCGGGCCCAAGGAAGGCCTGGCGCTGCTCAACGGCACCCAGGTGTCCACCGCCCTGGCGCTGCGCGGGCTGTTCGCCGCGGAACGGCTGTTCGGCGCCGCGGTGGTCGCCGGCAGCCTGAGCGTCGAGGCGCTTAAGGGCTCCTTCGTACCCTTCGATGCCCGCATCCAGACGGTACGCGGCCAGCCGGGGCAGATCGCGGTGGCCGCGCTCTACCGCGAGCTGCTCCACGACAGCGCCATCAACCGCTCCCACGCCCGGTGCAAGCGGGTCCAGGACCCCTACTCGCTGCGCTGCCAGCCACAGGTGATGGGCGCCTGCCTGGATCACCTGCGCTTCGCCGCCGGAGTGTTCCTGCGCGAGGCCAACGCGGTGTCGGACAACCCGCTGGTGTTCGCCGGCGACGCCGAGGTGCTGTCCGGCGGCAACTTCCACGCCGAGCCGGTGGCCATGGCCGCCGATGTGCTGGCCCTGGCCATCGCCGAGATCGGCGCCCTCTCCGAACGGCGCACCGCCCTGCTGGTCGACCCGGCGCTGTCCGGCCTGCCGGCCTTCCTGGTCAGGGACGGCGGACTGAATTCCGGCTTCATGATCGCTCAGGTCACGGCGGCATCGCTGGCCTCGGAGAACAAGAGCCTGGCCCATCCGGCCTCGGTGGACAGCCTGCCGACCTCGGCCGGCCAGGAGGACCACGTGTCCATGGCCACCTTCGCCGCCCGCCGCCTGCAGGACATGGCCGGCAACGCCGCGGCAGTGGTGGGCATCGAGCTCCTGGCCGCCGCCCAGGGCGTGGACTTCCATGCGCCGCTGTCCAGCTCGCCGCAACTGGGCGAGGTGATGGCGCTGATCCGCAGCCGGGTGGCGCATTACGAAGAAGACCGCTACTTCGCCCCGGACATCGCCACCGCGCGGGCCTGGGTCGAAGGCGGCGCCTTCGAGCGCTGGGTGCCCTGCACCCGCCTCTACCTCTGA